A portion of the Blautia hansenii DSM 20583 genome contains these proteins:
- a CDS encoding phosphoglycerate dehydrogenase, which produces MYEYYCLNPISAVGLDKFPAKYENTECMQEADAILVRSADMHNLEVAEKTAAVARAGAGVNNIPLEKMTKKGVVVFNTPGANANGVKEMVIAGMLLASRDIIGGIEWLEKQDVTEDIAKRAEKQKKQFAGCEISGKKLGIIGLGAIGVRVANAAIHLGMEVYGYDPYISVDAAWNLSRSIYHINDINMIYRDCDYITIHVPLTDATRKMIGKEEIAQMKDDVVLLNFARDLLVDEEAVCEALKAGKMKKYVTDFANPTVANAPNTLVTPHLGASTEESEDNCAVMAVKQLMDYLENGNIKNSVNYPSCDGGTCIDAGRLTINHKNIPNMISQFTKVLGDAGVNIANMINKSKGDYAYTMIDVTMPISKEVAQALKAIEEVYRVRIIK; this is translated from the coding sequence ATGTATGAGTATTATTGTTTAAATCCAATTTCAGCAGTTGGTCTTGATAAGTTTCCTGCAAAATATGAAAATACAGAGTGTATGCAGGAAGCGGATGCCATACTGGTGCGAAGTGCAGATATGCACAATCTGGAAGTGGCAGAAAAAACAGCGGCAGTGGCAAGAGCAGGAGCCGGTGTAAACAACATTCCTTTGGAAAAAATGACAAAAAAGGGAGTTGTAGTATTTAATACACCGGGAGCAAATGCCAACGGAGTAAAGGAAATGGTGATTGCGGGAATGTTGCTGGCATCCAGAGATATTATCGGAGGCATTGAGTGGCTGGAAAAACAGGATGTTACAGAGGATATTGCCAAAAGAGCAGAAAAACAGAAAAAGCAGTTCGCAGGCTGTGAAATCAGCGGTAAAAAGCTGGGAATTATCGGACTCGGAGCTATTGGCGTGCGTGTGGCAAATGCGGCAATTCATTTGGGAATGGAGGTTTACGGATATGACCCGTATATTTCCGTAGATGCAGCATGGAATTTATCAAGAAGCATTTATCACATCAATGATATTAACATGATTTACCGTGACTGTGATTATATTACCATTCATGTGCCTTTGACAGATGCTACAAGGAAGATGATTGGGAAAGAGGAAATCGCTCAGATGAAGGACGATGTAGTTCTTTTGAACTTTGCCAGAGATTTGCTGGTGGATGAGGAGGCTGTCTGCGAAGCATTAAAAGCCGGAAAAATGAAAAAATATGTAACAGACTTTGCAAATCCTACCGTTGCAAATGCACCAAATACTTTGGTGACACCTCATCTTGGCGCATCCACAGAGGAGTCTGAGGATAATTGTGCAGTGATGGCAGTAAAACAGCTTATGGATTATCTGGAAAACGGAAATATTAAAAATTCTGTCAATTATCCAAGTTGTGACGGGGGTACCTGTATTGATGCGGGACGCTTGACGATTAATCATAAAAATATTCCGAATATGATTTCTCAGTTTACAAAAGTATTAGGTGATGCAGGGGTAAATATTGCCAATATGATTAACAAAAGTAAAGGCGATTATGCGTATACGATGATTGATGTTACCATGCCGATTTCCAAAGAGGTGGCGCAGGCATTAAAAGCCATTGAGGAAGTATACCGAGTACGAATTATAAAATAG
- the serC gene encoding 3-phosphoserine/phosphohydroxythreonine transaminase, with protein sequence MSRVYNFSAGPAVLPEEVLREASEEMLDYRGCGMSVMEMSHRSKMFERILEEAEADFRELLHIPNNYKVLFMQGGASQQFAAIPMNLMKNKVADYIVTGQWAKKAWQEAQKYGRANKIATSEDKMYSYIPDCSDLEIDEQADYVYICENNTIYGTKFKTLPNTKGKPLVADVSSCFLSEPVDIEKYGIMYGGVQKNIGPAGMVISVIREDLISEDVMPETPTMLKFKTHADANSLYNTPNTYCIYMCGKVFQWLKKQGGLEAMKAYNEKKAQVLYDFLDSSKMFQGTVRKEDRSLMNIPFVTGKKELDDKFVKEAEAAGLYNLKGHRTVGGMRASLYNAMPMEGVKELVAFMKNFEEGNLKYV encoded by the coding sequence ATGAGCAGAGTGTATAATTTTTCAGCAGGACCGGCAGTATTACCGGAGGAAGTATTAAGAGAAGCATCAGAAGAAATGTTAGATTACAGAGGATGCGGAATGTCTGTGATGGAGATGAGTCACCGCTCGAAAATGTTTGAAAGAATATTGGAGGAAGCAGAGGCAGATTTTCGAGAGCTGCTTCATATTCCAAATAATTATAAGGTTTTATTTATGCAGGGCGGCGCCAGCCAGCAGTTTGCGGCAATTCCCATGAACTTGATGAAAAATAAAGTGGCAGATTATATTGTGACAGGACAGTGGGCAAAAAAAGCATGGCAGGAAGCACAGAAATACGGAAGAGCAAACAAAATCGCAACTTCTGAGGATAAAATGTATTCTTATATACCGGATTGCAGTGATTTGGAAATTGACGAACAGGCAGATTACGTATATATTTGTGAAAACAATACCATTTATGGTACGAAGTTTAAAACACTTCCAAATACAAAGGGAAAACCATTAGTGGCAGATGTGTCCTCCTGCTTTTTGTCAGAGCCGGTGGATATAGAGAAATATGGAATTATGTATGGAGGCGTACAGAAAAATATCGGACCTGCGGGAATGGTGATTTCTGTTATTCGAGAGGATTTGATTTCTGAAGATGTAATGCCGGAAACTCCTACCATGCTGAAGTTTAAAACGCATGCAGATGCCAATTCTCTTTATAATACGCCGAATACGTATTGTATTTATATGTGCGGAAAGGTATTTCAGTGGCTGAAAAAACAGGGTGGCCTGGAAGCCATGAAAGCATATAATGAAAAGAAAGCGCAGGTTCTTTATGATTTCTTAGACAGCAGCAAGATGTTTCAGGGTACAGTTAGAAAAGAAGACCGTTCTCTTATGAACATTCCTTTTGTTACCGGAAAGAAAGAGTTGGATGATAAATTTGTAAAAGAAGCAGAAGCAGCAGGTCTGTATAATCTGAAAGGGCATCGCACCGTAGGCGGTATGCGTGCCAGCCTTTATAATGCAATGCCTATGGAGGGTGTAAAAGAACTGGTAGCCTTTATGAAGAACTTTGAGGAGGGAAATTTAAAATATGTATGA
- the ilvB gene encoding biosynthetic-type acetolactate synthase large subunit: MQMTGAQIVIECLKEQGVDTVFGYPGGTILNIYDELYKHQGEIHHVLTSHEQGAVHAADGYARSTGKVGVCLATSGPGATNLVTGIATAQMDSIPVVAITCNVGLPLLGKDSFQEVDIAGVVMPITKHSFIVKDVAKLAKTIRRAFVIAKSGRPGPVLVDIPKDITAAVTEFKPYVPSPVKPYTAEIRQEDIDCAAEMIKESKRPFLFVGGGAVASGAWEEVRKLSHNLQIPVTDSLMGKGVFSGEDPYYTGMLGMHGTKASNLGVTKCDLLIAVGARFSDRVIGNPRNFARNAKVIHIDVDAAEINKNILVDCSIVGDAKEILKQLNEKLSPCQREEWLEYIEQLKAKYPLKYRQEGLTGPAIIEELYRQTKGNAIIVTEVGQHQMWAAQYYKYNMPRTFLSSGGLGTMGYGLGAAIGAKMGNPDKIVINVAGDGCFRMNMNEIATATRNNMPLIQVVVNNQVLGMVRQWQTLFYEGRYSNTVLQDKVDFVKLAEAMGAVGIRVTTKEELPKAIAKAIELNTTVVLDCIIDSDDKVFPMVPAGANIEDAFDEDDLT; this comes from the coding sequence ATGCAGATGACAGGAGCGCAGATTGTGATAGAATGTTTAAAGGAACAGGGAGTAGATACTGTTTTCGGATATCCGGGAGGAACGATTTTAAACATATATGACGAGTTATATAAGCATCAGGGAGAAATTCATCATGTGCTGACTTCTCACGAACAGGGGGCAGTTCATGCGGCAGACGGATATGCACGTTCCACAGGGAAGGTAGGCGTTTGTCTGGCTACCAGCGGTCCGGGAGCAACTAATTTAGTAACCGGTATTGCAACCGCACAGATGGACTCTATTCCTGTTGTTGCCATTACCTGTAACGTAGGATTGCCTTTGCTTGGAAAGGACAGCTTTCAGGAGGTGGATATTGCGGGAGTGGTAATGCCTATTACAAAGCACAGCTTTATTGTAAAGGATGTGGCAAAGCTGGCAAAGACCATTCGCCGTGCCTTTGTAATTGCAAAAAGCGGAAGACCGGGTCCTGTTCTGGTAGATATTCCAAAGGATATTACAGCCGCTGTAACGGAATTTAAGCCTTATGTACCGTCACCTGTAAAACCATATACAGCGGAAATCAGACAGGAGGACATTGATTGTGCGGCAGAAATGATAAAAGAGTCAAAACGTCCCTTCCTTTTTGTAGGAGGAGGAGCTGTGGCTTCCGGTGCGTGGGAGGAGGTGCGTAAGCTCTCACACAACCTTCAAATTCCGGTGACAGACTCTTTGATGGGAAAAGGTGTATTCTCAGGGGAAGACCCTTATTATACAGGAATGTTGGGCATGCACGGAACAAAAGCTTCCAATTTAGGTGTAACAAAATGTGACCTTTTAATTGCAGTGGGAGCCAGATTTTCAGACCGTGTAATCGGAAATCCAAGAAACTTTGCAAGAAATGCAAAGGTCATTCATATTGATGTAGACGCAGCGGAGATTAACAAGAATATACTGGTGGACTGCAGTATTGTAGGAGATGCCAAAGAAATTTTGAAGCAGTTAAATGAAAAATTAAGTCCCTGCCAAAGAGAGGAATGGCTGGAATATATCGAGCAGCTAAAGGCAAAATATCCTTTAAAATACAGACAGGAAGGGCTTACCGGACCGGCAATTATCGAAGAGCTGTACAGACAGACAAAGGGCAATGCCATTATTGTTACTGAGGTAGGTCAGCATCAGATGTGGGCGGCACAGTATTATAAATACAATATGCCTCGAACCTTTTTGTCCTCCGGCGGACTGGGAACTATGGGATACGGACTGGGCGCTGCTATTGGAGCGAAGATGGGAAATCCGGACAAAATTGTCATTAATGTGGCAGGAGACGGCTGCTTCCGTATGAATATGAACGAAATTGCCACAGCTACCAGAAATAATATGCCTCTTATTCAGGTAGTAGTGAATAATCAGGTATTAGGTATGGTGCGTCAGTGGCAGACTTTATTTTATGAAGGAAGATATTCCAATACGGTTTTGCAGGATAAGGTAGATTTTGTAAAACTGGCAGAAGCAATGGGAGCAGTGGGCATTCGTGTTACAACAAAAGAAGAATTGCCAAAAGCCATTGCAAAAGCCATTGAGCTGAATACAACCGTTGTTCTGGATTGTATCATTGACAGTGATGATAAGGTATTTCCAATGGTTCCAGCAGGAGCAAATATAGAAGATGCTTTTGATGAAGATGATTTAACATAA
- the ilvD gene encoding dihydroxy-acid dehydratase — MRSDVVRKGMQQAPHRSLFHALGMTKEEMERPLVGIVSSYNEIVPGHINLDKIVNAVKMGVAMAGGTPVVFPAIAVCDGIAMGHSGMKYSLVTRDLIADSTEAMAMAHQFDALVMVPNCDKNVPGLLMAAARINVPTVFVSGGPMLAGKVRGEKRSLSSMFEAVGAYSAGTMTEEDVEEFENNVCPTCGSCSGMYTANSMNCLTEVLGMGLKGNGTIPAVYSERIKLAKQAGMQVMEMYRRNIRPRDIMTKEAVLNALTVDMALGCSTNSMLHLPAIAHEIGWDFDITFANEISEKTPNLCHLAPAGYTYMEDLNEAGGVYAVMNELTKKNLLNLDCMTVTGKTVGENIANCVNKNPEVIRPVENPYSATGGLAVLTGNLAPDGGVVKRSAVCEEMMVHEGPARVFDCEEDAICAIKGGEIKAGDVVVIRYEGPKGGPGMREMLNPTSAIAGMGLGSSVALITDGRFSGASRGASIGHISPEAAVGGPIALVQEGDRIRVDIPNTRLELLVSDEELEKRRAQWQSKEPKVTTGYLARYAAMVTSGNRGAVLEIPKQ; from the coding sequence ATGCGAAGTGATGTAGTAAGAAAGGGGATGCAGCAAGCGCCTCATCGTTCTTTATTCCATGCTTTGGGAATGACAAAGGAAGAAATGGAAAGACCTTTGGTGGGAATTGTCAGTTCTTATAATGAAATTGTTCCGGGGCATATCAATTTGGATAAAATCGTAAATGCGGTAAAAATGGGTGTTGCTATGGCAGGAGGTACTCCGGTGGTATTTCCGGCGATTGCCGTTTGTGACGGAATTGCCATGGGACACAGCGGTATGAAATATTCCCTCGTCACCAGAGATTTAATTGCAGACTCTACAGAAGCAATGGCAATGGCACATCAGTTTGATGCTCTTGTTATGGTGCCAAACTGCGACAAAAACGTGCCGGGACTTTTAATGGCAGCAGCCCGTATCAATGTTCCCACAGTTTTTGTAAGCGGCGGACCTATGCTGGCAGGAAAAGTAAGAGGGGAAAAGAGAAGTCTTTCTTCCATGTTTGAAGCCGTAGGCGCTTACAGTGCAGGAACAATGACAGAAGAAGATGTAGAAGAATTTGAAAACAACGTATGTCCGACATGCGGTTCCTGTTCCGGTATGTATACTGCCAACAGCATGAATTGTCTGACCGAAGTTTTAGGAATGGGATTAAAAGGAAACGGAACCATTCCGGCTGTGTATTCTGAGCGTATAAAGCTGGCAAAACAGGCAGGTATGCAGGTTATGGAAATGTACCGCAGAAATATACGTCCAAGAGATATTATGACAAAAGAGGCAGTTTTAAATGCTTTAACAGTAGATATGGCACTTGGCTGTTCTACCAACAGTATGCTTCACCTTCCGGCTATTGCTCATGAAATCGGCTGGGATTTTGATATTACTTTTGCCAATGAAATCAGCGAAAAAACACCAAATCTTTGCCATTTAGCACCGGCAGGTTATACTTATATGGAAGATTTAAATGAAGCAGGCGGTGTCTATGCCGTTATGAACGAGCTGACAAAGAAGAATTTATTAAATCTGGACTGTATGACAGTAACAGGAAAAACAGTAGGTGAAAATATTGCCAACTGTGTAAATAAAAATCCTGAGGTTATCCGTCCGGTGGAAAATCCGTACAGTGCAACAGGAGGGCTGGCGGTACTCACAGGAAATTTAGCCCCTGACGGCGGTGTTGTAAAACGAAGCGCTGTCTGTGAAGAAATGATGGTACATGAAGGTCCGGCAAGAGTGTTCGACTGTGAAGAGGATGCTATTTGTGCAATCAAAGGCGGCGAAATCAAAGCAGGAGATGTAGTGGTTATTCGTTATGAAGGACCAAAGGGCGGTCCCGGTATGCGTGAAATGTTAAATCCTACTTCCGCTATTGCAGGTATGGGACTGGGCTCCAGCGTTGCGCTGATTACAGACGGACGTTTTTCAGGAGCATCCAGAGGAGCGTCTATCGGTCACATTTCACCGGAAGCGGCAGTGGGAGGTCCCATTGCACTGGTACAGGAAGGAGACCGCATTCGTGTAGATATTCCAAATACCAGACTGGAGCTTCTTGTTTCGGATGAAGAGTTGGAAAAGAGAAGAGCACAGTGGCAGTCAAAAGAGCCGAAGGTAACCACAGGCTATCTGGCACGTTACGCAGCTATGGTGACCAGCGGAAACAGAGGAGCTGTATTGGAAATACCAAAACAATAA
- the leuB gene encoding 3-isopropylmalate dehydrogenase yields the protein MEYKIALMPGDGIGPEIIKEARKVLDATAKVYGHTFSYEELLLGGASIDAYGEPLTEETIAKAKSADAVLMGAVGADAKTSPWYRLSPEKRPEAGLLKLRKELKLFANLRPAYLYEALKDACPVKEQFYQTGIDLMIVRELTGGLYFGERKTVVENGIAKAVDTLTYDEKEIRRIAKKAFETAVKRKKKVTSVDKANVLDSSRLWRKITEEVAADYPEVTLEHMLVDNCAMQLICNPEQFDVILTENMFGDILSDEASMLTGSIGMLPSASLNETSFGLYEPSHGSAPDIAGKGIANPIAAILSAAMLLRYSFSMEEEAKAIENAVNAVLNEGYRTSDIMSENMKKVSTGEMGDLIIEKIQ from the coding sequence ATGGAATATAAAATTGCTTTGATGCCGGGAGACGGCATTGGTCCGGAAATTATAAAAGAAGCCAGAAAAGTATTAGACGCCACAGCAAAGGTCTACGGACATACGTTTTCCTATGAAGAGCTGCTCTTAGGAGGAGCGTCCATTGACGCTTACGGAGAACCGCTGACAGAGGAAACCATTGCAAAAGCCAAAAGTGCAGATGCTGTTTTAATGGGAGCAGTAGGCGCAGATGCAAAAACCTCACCATGGTATCGTCTGTCACCCGAGAAAAGACCGGAAGCGGGACTTTTAAAGCTGAGAAAAGAATTAAAGCTGTTTGCCAATTTAAGACCGGCATATTTGTATGAGGCTTTAAAGGATGCCTGCCCTGTAAAGGAACAGTTTTATCAGACAGGAATTGATTTGATGATTGTAAGGGAGCTTACAGGAGGACTTTATTTCGGAGAGAGAAAAACAGTTGTGGAAAACGGAATTGCAAAGGCTGTGGATACTCTTACTTATGATGAAAAGGAAATTCGCAGAATTGCAAAAAAAGCCTTTGAGACCGCTGTGAAAAGAAAGAAAAAAGTCACCAGTGTGGATAAGGCAAATGTTTTGGACTCCTCCCGTTTGTGGAGAAAAATAACAGAGGAAGTGGCAGCCGATTATCCGGAGGTTACTTTGGAGCACATGCTTGTTGATAACTGTGCCATGCAGTTGATTTGCAATCCGGAGCAGTTTGACGTGATTTTAACAGAGAATATGTTCGGAGATATTCTTTCCGATGAAGCAAGTATGCTTACAGGTTCCATTGGAATGCTGCCTTCTGCAAGCTTAAATGAAACCAGTTTCGGACTGTATGAACCGTCTCATGGTTCTGCTCCTGATATTGCGGGAAAAGGAATTGCAAATCCGATTGCAGCCATATTGTCCGCAGCTATGCTTTTACGCTACTCTTTTTCCATGGAGGAAGAAGCAAAAGCTATTGAAAATGCGGTAAATGCAGTTTTAAATGAAGGTTATCGTACATCCGATATTATGTCAGAGAATATGAAAAAAGTTTCCACAGGAGAAATGGGAGACTTGATTATAGAGAAAATACAGTAG
- the sdaAA gene encoding L-serine ammonia-lyase, iron-sulfur-dependent, subunit alpha: MEFNNGAELLELCQETGFPISQIMKKREAEFSKISEAEVEKKMRTALEIMRNSAKEPLKNPQKSMGGLIGGEAKLLENHRLSGKSICGTVLSKAMTYAMAVLEVNASMGVIVAAPTAGSSGVVPGVLFALQEEFDLSDEELLNGLYTAGAVGYLLMRNASVSGAEAGCQAEVGAASAMAAAAAVEMMGGSPKMCLWAATGALSNLLGLVCDPIAGLVEAPCQNRNSIGASNALICAEQALAGIHQIIPFDEMAEAMYHVGRCLPFELRESALGGCAGTTSACEKSCKIFGNTEE, from the coding sequence ATGGAATTTAATAACGGAGCAGAATTACTGGAATTATGTCAGGAAACAGGATTTCCGATTTCTCAGATTATGAAAAAAAGAGAGGCAGAGTTTTCTAAGATTTCTGAGGCAGAGGTAGAGAAGAAAATGAGAACAGCTTTGGAAATTATGAGAAATTCTGCAAAAGAGCCTTTAAAAAATCCCCAGAAATCCATGGGAGGCTTAATCGGCGGGGAAGCAAAACTGCTGGAAAACCACAGATTAAGCGGAAAATCCATCTGTGGAACAGTTCTGTCAAAGGCAATGACCTATGCCATGGCAGTTTTAGAGGTAAACGCTTCTATGGGTGTGATTGTGGCAGCTCCTACGGCAGGCTCTTCCGGCGTTGTCCCCGGCGTGCTTTTTGCTTTGCAGGAAGAATTTGATTTGTCAGACGAGGAATTATTAAACGGACTTTATACAGCCGGTGCAGTGGGGTATCTTTTGATGCGAAATGCTTCTGTATCGGGAGCAGAGGCAGGCTGTCAGGCTGAGGTAGGAGCAGCCTCTGCAATGGCGGCGGCAGCGGCAGTGGAAATGATGGGCGGAAGTCCGAAGATGTGTTTGTGGGCAGCAACCGGAGCCCTTTCTAATCTGCTGGGCTTAGTTTGCGACCCCATAGCAGGCCTTGTGGAAGCCCCCTGTCAGAACCGAAATTCCATTGGTGCATCCAATGCTTTGATTTGTGCGGAACAGGCGCTTGCCGGTATTCATCAGATTATTCCTTTTGATGAGATGGCAGAGGCAATGTACCATGTAGGAAGATGTCTTCCTTTTGAATTGAGAGAAAGCGCTTTGGGCGGCTGTGCAGGGACAACCAGCGCCTGTGAGAAAAGCTGTAAAATATTCGGAAATACAGAAGAATAG
- the sdaAB gene encoding L-serine ammonia-lyase, iron-sulfur-dependent subunit beta produces MAFISLFEVIGPNMVGPSSSHTAGAASMALLARKLFPGEIKSVHFTLYGSFARTYRGHGTDRALLGGIMGFETDDLRIRDSLSIAKEQGLHYSFSVSAQEDAAIHPNTADMEIEGTKGEKLFVRGVSIGGGKVKIVKLNQIEVDFTGEYSTLIVSQTDKPGVVAHITRVLSEEGVNIAFMRLFREEKGAAAFTVVESDEKIPAKVLDRIRENPLVSDITLVQL; encoded by the coding sequence ATGGCATTTATCAGTTTATTTGAAGTAATCGGTCCCAATATGGTAGGCCCCTCCAGCTCTCATACAGCAGGAGCAGCTTCTATGGCTCTTTTGGCAAGAAAGCTGTTTCCGGGAGAGATAAAGAGCGTGCATTTTACCCTGTATGGTTCTTTTGCCAGAACTTATCGGGGGCATGGTACAGACAGGGCGCTTTTAGGCGGAATTATGGGCTTTGAAACCGATGATTTGCGTATTCGTGACTCTTTAAGCATTGCAAAGGAGCAGGGACTTCATTATAGCTTTTCTGTTTCTGCGCAGGAGGATGCGGCTATCCATCCCAATACGGCAGATATGGAAATCGAGGGAACAAAAGGGGAGAAGCTTTTTGTCCGAGGAGTTTCCATTGGCGGGGGAAAAGTAAAAATCGTAAAATTAAATCAGATAGAAGTGGATTTTACAGGGGAATACAGCACCTTAATCGTAAGCCAGACAGACAAGCCCGGAGTTGTGGCTCATATTACCAGAGTTTTAAGTGAGGAAGGGGTAAATATTGCATTTATGCGTCTGTTTCGGGAAGAAAAAGGTGCGGCAGCCTTTACAGTTGTAGAGTCTGATGAGAAAATACCTGCCAAGGTGCTGGACAGAATAAGAGAAAATCCGCTGGTTTCCGATATCACATTGGTGCAGTTATAG
- the yajC gene encoding preprotein translocase subunit YajC: MLLSAAGAGSMISLFVPLIVFFLLMYFMIMRPQKKEQQRVKSMLASMEVGDSVVTTSGFYGILIDITEEDVIVEFGNNRNCRIPMRKGAIAEVEKASDGAAE; this comes from the coding sequence ATGTTATTATCAGCAGCAGGTGCAGGAAGCATGATTAGTTTATTCGTACCATTGATTGTATTTTTTCTTTTAATGTATTTCATGATTATGCGTCCACAGAAAAAAGAGCAGCAGAGAGTAAAAAGTATGCTGGCTTCTATGGAGGTTGGTGACAGTGTTGTTACAACCAGCGGTTTCTATGGGATTTTAATCGATATTACAGAAGAAGATGTTATTGTAGAATTCGGAAATAACAGAAACTGCAGAATTCCAATGAGAAAAGGCGCAATCGCTGAAGTAGAAAAAGCAAGTGACGGTGCAGCAGAATAA
- the tgt gene encoding tRNA guanosine(34) transglycosylase Tgt, translating to MYKVLKQEGRAKRARMETVHGTIETPVFMNVGTAAAIKGAVSTMDLQEIKTQVELSNTYHLHVRPGDKVVKQLGGLHKFMNWDKPILTDSGGFQVFSLSKLRKIKEEGVYFNSHVDGRKIFMGPEESMQIQSNLGSTIAMAFDECPSSVASREYVQASVDRTTRWLQRCKDEMARLNSLEDTVNPHQLLFGINQGAIYDDIRIAHAETISKMDLDGYAVGGLAVGETHEEMYRILDSVVPHLPVDKPTYLMGVGTPANILEAVSRGVDFFDCVYPSRNGRHGHVYTNFGKINLFNAKYELDSRPIEEGCQCPACRHYSRAYIRHLLKAKEMLGMRLCVLHNLYFYNTMMEEIRNALDEGCYEEYKQKKLESMAAGPKD from the coding sequence ATGTATAAAGTATTAAAACAGGAAGGCAGAGCGAAAAGAGCTCGCATGGAAACGGTTCACGGAACAATCGAAACTCCGGTTTTTATGAACGTGGGAACAGCGGCAGCCATTAAAGGCGCTGTATCTACTATGGACTTACAGGAGATTAAAACGCAGGTGGAGCTTTCTAATACCTATCATCTGCATGTAAGACCGGGAGATAAAGTCGTAAAGCAGCTGGGCGGTCTTCATAAGTTTATGAATTGGGACAAACCGATTTTAACAGACTCCGGCGGTTTTCAGGTATTTTCTTTATCAAAATTGAGAAAAATAAAAGAAGAAGGAGTTTACTTTAACTCCCATGTAGACGGCAGAAAGATTTTCATGGGACCGGAAGAAAGTATGCAGATACAGTCCAATTTAGGTTCTACCATTGCCATGGCATTTGACGAGTGTCCATCCAGTGTTGCCAGCAGAGAATATGTGCAGGCATCGGTTGACCGTACCACAAGATGGCTGCAAAGATGTAAGGACGAAATGGCAAGACTGAACAGCTTGGAGGATACAGTAAATCCCCATCAGCTTTTATTCGGTATCAATCAAGGTGCTATTTACGATGACATTCGTATTGCCCATGCAGAGACGATTTCCAAAATGGATTTAGACGGATATGCAGTAGGCGGTTTGGCAGTAGGGGAAACTCATGAGGAAATGTATCGCATTTTAGACAGCGTAGTTCCGCATCTGCCTGTGGACAAGCCGACTTACCTTATGGGCGTGGGAACACCGGCAAATATTTTAGAGGCGGTATCCAGAGGCGTGGACTTCTTTGACTGCGTTTACCCAAGCAGAAACGGTCGCCACGGACATGTATATACGAACTTCGGTAAAATCAATCTGTTTAATGCAAAATATGAGCTGGACTCCCGTCCGATTGAAGAAGGCTGTCAGTGTCCTGCATGCCGCCATTACAGCAGAGCCTATATCCGCCATTTGCTGAAAGCCAAAGAAATGCTGGGTATGCGCCTTTGTGTTCTGCATAATTTATATTTCTACAATACCATGATGGAAGAGATTAGAAATGCCCTTGATGAAGGCTGTTATGAGGAATATAAACAGAAAAAATTAGAGAGTATGGCAGCAGGTCCGAAAGACTGA